The Humulus lupulus chromosome 7, drHumLupu1.1, whole genome shotgun sequence region AGTGATGATTTCTCTATTTGTATATTGGTATGAAAGTGCATGACATATTgcacttttatttttattatatctttACTAAGtttgacataatttttttaaatacagatatggataaagatttgAAAAGAAAATTAGAGCTTCCATTTTTTGGAAGAAAAAAAGCAAACAATGATGCAAATGCAAAGACAAGTAAAGAAGAATTCAATCTTGGAGATCTTCCTACTGATCTAGGTTTAAGGATCCCAATTTTGAATTATAATCCAAATATTCGAGACCAAGTTAGAAGACATTATATGCAAATGGGTCCTTGTCAACCTCGACATCATGATTTTCCCAAGAAAAAATGTGGACAAGCATTTAGAATATTTAATCCTGATTGGTTTGATGATTATAATTGGTTGGAATATAGCATAGAAAAAGATGCTGTATTTTGTTTGTGGTGTTATCTTTTTAGACCAACCGGTGGTAAAAAGTTGGGCAACCAATCTTTTGTTATTGAAGGGTTTTCAAATTGGAGAAAGATAGAAAGATTGAGTACTCATGTTGGACATGTTGGTAGCAAGCACAACCAAGCTCGTAGAAACTGTGAAGCCTTGATGAACCAAAAGCAACATATTGAAACTATTATTTCTAAGCAGTCAAGTCAAGTTAAAAAAGAATATCGAACCCGGTTGGAAACATCTGTGATGTGTGTACGGTATCTTTTACGACAAGGACTTGCCTTTCGTGGCCATGATGAATCTCTAGACTCAACAAATCAGGGTAACTTCCTAGAGCTTTTACGATTTGCAGCTTATTTTAATGATGATGTTAGAATTGCTACACTAAAAAATGCTCCTGAAAATCTGAAATTAACATCACCCGATATTCAGAAAGACATCATTAATGCTGCCGCAGTTGAAACTACCAATATTATTATCAAAGATATTGGAGATTCTCTTTTCTCTATTTTAGTTGATGAATCTCGTGATATATCAACAAAGGAGCAAATGGCTATTGTGTTGCGCTATGTGGACAAGAATGGACATGTGATTGAACGCTTTATAGGCATTGAACATGTTCCTAACACTACTGCTTTGTCTCTTAAGGCTGCAATTGATAAACTATTTTCAAGATATGGGTTGAGTATATCAAGACTAAGAGGACAAGGTTATGATGGAGCAAGTAATATGCAAGGTGAGTTCAACGGTCTTAAAGCACTTATTTTGAAGGAAAATCCTTGTGCTTTTTACATTCATTGTTTTGCACATCAACTTCAATTAGCGCTTGTAGCTGTGGCCAGAAGACATATTCAGATTGATtcactatttttttttacttctagTGTGGTGAATGTTGTTAGTGGGTCATCTAAGCGTTGTGATATTCTTCAAGATAATCAGATTAAAATAGTTGCGGAAGCACTTGAAAATGGTGAGATTTCAAGGGGACGTGGTTTGAATCAAAATACTTCTCTTAAACGCTCTGGAGACACACGTTGGGGTTCACATTATGGTACGTTAATGAGCTTGATTACTATGTTTTCATCTACAATTAAAGTTATTGAAACAATTGTTGAAGATGGATCAAGTGAACAAAGATTTGAAGCAAAGAATTTGTTGGAAACGATGCAATCATTTGATTTTATATTTAGTCTCCATTTAATGAGAACCATATTGGGTGTTACAAATGAGTTGTCAAGAGCACTACAAAGGGAGGATCAAGATATTTTAAATGCCATGTGCTTAGTTAAGATATGCAAGCAACAATTACAAAACATGCGGGAGAATGGGTGGGATTATCTGCTTGATAAAGtctcttcattttgcaaaaagaACGACATTAATATTCCCAAGATGGATGATATTTGGACACCTCGAGGTAGATCACGACGCAAATCTCATGAAATTACAAACTTGCATTTCTTTCGTGTGGAGCTATTTTATTCAGTGATTGATATGCAACTTCAAGAGCTAAATAATCGTTTCAATGAGGTGAATACTGAATTGCTTGTATGCATGTCATGTTTGTCTCCTATTGATTTATTCTATGCTTTTGACAAAGAAAAATTAATTCGATTTGCCGAGTTTTATCCAGATGATTTTTCTGCTTTTGAAATCTTGGCACTAGATGATCAACTTGAGACTTACATTGTTGATATGCGCACAAGTAAAGAGTTTGGAGATTTGAAAGGCATTGGTGATCTCACAAAAAAAATGGTTGAAACAAGAAAGAATAGGGTATATTCTTTGGTTTATCGTTTGTTAAATTTAGCGTTGGTATTGCCTGTTGCTACAGCTACAGTTGAGAGATCATTTTCTGCCATGAATATTGTGAAGAACAAGTTACGCAACCGAATGGGAGATCAATTGATAAATGATAGTTTGGTTGTATACATCGAGAAAGAAATTTGTGATGCTATAGATAATGAAACTATTATGCTACGCTTTCAAAATATGAAAACTAGACGAGgagagttgtaattttttattttgctaGAATGATAATTGTAATTGACTTTATATTTAATGTATTATTTTTATGTGCCCCCACTGCAATTGAATCCTGGCTCCGCCACTAGATCCCTTGGTCGAACCTAGCTAGCTATAGAGCCTCCTACAATGGTTATAAGTACTATTTTTGACTTTAAGAAGGATATATATAATTGGCTATAGTGAAATTCCTTGAAATAATCATTTGCCAAATTAAAGACTAAATTAATGATTTCACTAGCCTAAAACTAAAAGACAAGACGTACCATCATATTTATGCTGTTTGTTTAGCATATGAGCACTGGTATATACACTCAAATTATTCAATAAAATATTATACTAATTAGtgtgttattatttttttaaatagtaaatCTTGTTTAAAATAAATACGAATGGTGAAAAAAATTATCACATCaattattgtaatattttaagggtttatatttttttagaccttgtgttttgactcATTATTTATTTGGACTTTGtgatttgataaattattttttg contains the following coding sequences:
- the LOC133791555 gene encoding uncharacterized protein LOC133791555 → MDKDLKRKLELPFFGRKKANNDANAKTSKEEFNLGDLPTDLGLRIPILNYNPNIRDQVRRHYMQMGPCQPRHHDFPKKKCGQAFRIFNPDWFDDYNWLEYSIEKDAVFCLWCYLFRPTGGKKLGNQSFVIEGFSNWRKIERLSTHVGHVGSKHNQARRNCEALMNQKQHIETIISKQSSQVKKEYRTRLETSVMCVRYLLRQGLAFRGHDESLDSTNQGNFLELLRFAAYFNDDVRIATLKNAPENLKLTSPDIQKDIINAAAVETTNIIIKDIGDSLFSILVDESRDISTKEQMAIVLRYVDKNGHVIERFIGIEHVPNTTALSLKAAIDKLFSRYGLSISRLRGQGYDGASNMQGEFNGLKALILKENPCAFYIHCFAHQLQLALVAVARRHIQIDSLFFFTSSVVNVVSGSSKRCDILQDNQIKIVAEALENGEISRGRGLNQNTSLKRSGDTRWGSHYGTLMSLITMFSSTIKVIETIVEDGSSEQRFEAKNLLETMQSFDFIFSLHLMRTILGVTNELSRALQREDQDILNAMCLVKICKQQLQNMRENGWDYLLDKVSSFCKKNDINIPKMDDIWTPRGRSRRKSHEITNLHFFRVELFYSVIDMQLQELNNRFNEVNTELLVCMSCLSPIDLFYAFDKEKLIRFAEFYPDDFSAFEILALDDQLETYIVDMRTSKEFGDLKGIGDLTKKMVETRKNRVYSLVYRLLNLALVLPVATATVERSFSAMNIVKNKLRNRMGDQLINDSLVVYIEKEICDAIDNETIMLRFQNMKTRRGEL